From the genome of Mycobacterium kansasii ATCC 12478:
GCTCAGCGCGGCCGCGCAGGCGCTGACCGGATTGGGCGATCGGTTCGGGCAATCGATCGTGAACGCCAACGCGATCCTCGACGATGTCAACCCGCGGATGCCGCAGGCCCGCCACGACATTCAGCAGTTGGCGGCGCTCGGCGACGTCTACGCCAACGCATCGCCGGATTTGTTCGACTTCCTTGACAATTCGGTTCCCACGGCGCGCACGATCAACCAGCACCAGCGCGAATTGGATGCCGCGTTGCTGGCGGCGGTCGGGTTCGGCAACACCGGCGCGGACGTCTTCGGGCGGGGTGGCCCGTATCTGGCGCGTGGTGCCGCCGACCTGGTGCCCAGCGCTCAGCTGCTCGACACCTACAGCCCGGAGTTGTTCTGCACGCTGCGCAACTACCACGACATCGAACCCAAGGCCGCCACGTTCCTGGGCGGTAACGGCTACTCGCTGGCCACCCACAGCGAGCTGCTGTCCGGGTTGGGATTGATGCTGAACCCGACGTCGCTGGTGCCGCTGCTGCTCTCGCAGATCGGCGGGTTGGCCGCAGGTGTGGTCGGCGGGGCGCCGAATCCCTACATGTATCCGGAAAACCTGCCGCGGGTCAACGCACATGGCGGCCCTGGTGGTGCGCCGGGCTGCTGGCAGCAGATCACCCACGATTTCTGGCCGGCACCCGAGTTGGTGATGGACACCGCCAACAGCATCGCTCCCTATAACCACCTGGAGACCGGTTCGCCCTACGCGATCGAATACGTCTGGGGCCGTCAAGTAGGGGACAACACGATCAACCCATGAAAATCACCGGTACTGCAATAAGACTCGGCGCCTTCGCACTGGTGCTGGTGCTGTTCAGCGTGATGATCGTCATCGTTTTCGGTCAGATCCGCTTCGACCGCACCTACGGCTACTCCGCTGAGTTCAGCAATGTCAGCGGGCTGCGGGCCGGACAATTCGTCCGCGCCTCGGGGGTGGAGATCGGCAAGGTCAAAGAGGTGTCGCTGGTCGACGGCGGCAAACGGGTCCGGGTGGATTTCGACGTCGACCGCTCGATACCCCTTTACCAATCGACGACCGCGCAGATCCGCTACCTCGACCTGATCGGCAATCGATACCTGGAGCTCAAGCGCGGTGACGGCGAGGGCAGCGACCGGATCATGCGGCCGGGTGGGTTCATTCCGTTGTCGCGCACCTCGCCGGCACTCGACCTCGACGCATTGATCGGTGGCTTCAAGCCGGTGTTCCGGGCGCTGGACCCGGACAAGGTCAACACCATCGCCTCGGCGCTCATCACCGTGTTTCAGGGCCAGGGCGGCACCATCAACGACATTCTCGACCAGACCGCGCAGCTGACCTCACAGATCGCGGAACGCGACCAGGCGATCGGCGAGGTGGTGAAGAACCTGAACACGGTGCTGGACACCACGGTTCGTCATCGCAAGGACTTCGATCAGACGGTCAACAACCTGGAGGTGCTGATCACCGGGTTGAAGGACCACCGCACTCAGTTGGCGGACGGCATCGTGCACATCAGCAACGCGGCCGGAACCGTGGCCGATCTGCTGGCCGAGGACCGCGCACTGCTGCACAAGACCGTCAACTACCTCGATGCCGTCCAGCAGCCGCTCATCGACCAGCGTCAGGAGTTGAACGATTTCCTGCACAAGGTCCCGACCGCGCTGAACATGATCGGGCGCACCATCGGGTCCTACGGGGACTTCGTGAACTTCTACTCCTGCGACATCAGCCTCAGAATCAATGGGCTGCAGCCCGGCGGGCCGGTGCGCACGGTCCGGCTCTTCACCCAGCCGACGGGTAGGTGCACGCCACAATGAGAACGCTGGAACCCCCCAATCGGCTTCGTATCGGCCTCATGGGCATCGTGGTGATGATCATCGTCGTCGCCGTCGGCCAGAGCTTCACCAGCGTCCCGATGTTGTTCGCGCGGCCGAGCTACTACGGTCAGTTCACCGACACCGGCGGCCTCAACAAGGGCGACAAGGTACGCATCGCCGGCATGGACGTCGGCAAGGTGGAGGAGCTGTCCATCGACGGCGACCACGTCAAGATCAAATTCTCGGTCGGCACCAACGTCATCGGCACCGAAAGCCGCCTGGCGATTCGCACCGACACCATCCTCGGTAAGAAGGTCCTCGAGATCGAGGCGCGCGGCAACCAGCCGCTGCGCCCGGGGGGCACGTTGCCATTAGGCCAAAGCACCACTCCCTACCAGATTTACGACGCCTTCTTCGACGTCACCAAGGCGGCCACCGGCTGGGACATCGACACGGTCAAGCAGTCCCTGCATGTGCTGTCGCAGACCATCGACCAGACCTACCCGCACCTGAGCGCCACGCTCGAGGGCGTGGCCAAGTTCTCCGACACCATCGGCAAGCGCGACGAGGAGATCAAGCACCTGCTTGCGCAGGCCAACCAGGTGGCCAGCATCCTCGGCGATCGCAGCCAGCAGGTGGACCGGCTGTTGGTCAACGCCAAGACGCTGATCGCCGCGTTCAACGAACGCGGGCGCGCCATCGACGCCCTGCTGGGCAACATCGCTTCGTTCTCGGCCCAGGTGCAGGGGCTGATCAACGACAACCCGAACCTCAACCATGTGCTCGAGCAGCTGCGTCAGGTCAGCGACATCCTGGTTGAGCGCAAAGACGACCTGGCAAACGGGCTCCTGATGGTCGGCGGATTCCTCCCGTCGCTGAACGAGTCCATAGCATCGGGGCCGTTCTTCAAAGTGGTCATCCACAACCTGGTCCCGGGGCAGATTCTGCAGCCCTTCATCGACGCCGCGTTCAAGAAGCGTGGCCTGGACCCGGAGAATTTCTGGCGCAGTGCCGGCTTGCCGGAATTCCGCTGGCCCGACCCCAACGGCACCCGGTTCCCCAACGGCGCGCCGCCGCCGGCGCCGGGTGTGCTGGAGGGCACGCCCGAGCACCCGGGGCCGGCCGTCCCGCCCGGTTCACCCTGCTCGTACACGCCGGCCAATCCCGGCGGCAATGTCACCGTCGGCGACGAGGGGTTGCCGCGGCCGTGGAACCCGCTGCCCTGCGCGGGTGCGCTCCTCGGCCCGTTCGGAGGTCCGAACTTCCCGGCGCCGCTGGATGTCGAGGCGTCCCCGCCGAACCCGAACGGCCTGCCGCCGACGCCGGGCATCCCGATCGCGGGGCGGCCGGGCGACCCGCCGCCGGACGTTCCGGGTACCCCGGTGCCGCTGCCGCCGAACGCACCGCCGGGTGCGCGCACCGAGCAGCTGGCGCCGGCCGGCCCGACACCGCCGCCGTCGACGTTCGCGCCGGGGCTGCCGCCGGGTCCGCCCGCGCCGCCCGGGCCGGGGCCGCAGCTGCCCGACCCCTATATCAACCCAGGAGGCACCGGCGGTAGCGGTGTGACTGGAGGGAGCCAGAATTGAGCACCGTCTTTGACATCCGCAATCTGCGGCTTCCGAGGATGACGCGGGCGACGGTGATCGTCGGAACGCTGATCGTGGTCTTGGCCCTGGTGGCAGCATTTGTCGGCTGGCGGCTTTACCAGAAGCTGACCAACAACACCGTGGTTGCCTATTTCCCTGCCGCAAATGCGCTGTACCCCGGTGACAAGGTTCAGATCATGGGCCTGCAAGTGGGCAAGATCGACAGCATCGAAGCGGCCGGCGACAAAATGAAGGTCACCTTCCACTATCAGAACCAGTACAAGGTGCCGGCCAACGCCTCGGCGGTGATCCTCAACCCGACCCTGGTGGCGTCGCGCTCGATCCAATTGGAGCCGCCGTACAAAGGCGGGCCGGTGCTGGCCGACAACGCGGTCATCCCGATCGAGCGCACCCAGGTGCCGGTGGAGTGGGACGAACTGCGCAACAGCATCACCAACATCATCGACAAGCTCGGCCCCACCGAGCAGCAGCCCAAGGGACCGTTCGGTGAGGTTCTCGAATCGTTCGCGAACGGGCTGGCGGGCAAGGGCAAGCAGTTCAACACCACCCTGGACAACCTCTCGCGTGCGCTGACCGCCCTGAACGAAGGCCGTGGCGACTTCTTCGCGGTGGTGCGCAGCCTGGCGCTGTTCGTCAACGCGCTGCACCAGGACGACGCACAATTCGTGGCGTTGAACCAGAACCTGGCCGACCTCACCGGCCGGTTGGTCAGCTCCGACCAAGCACTTTCCGATGCGTTACAGCAGTTCGACAGTTTGCTGACGACGATCCGGCCGTTCCTCGACACGAACCGCGAAGTGCTGACCCACGACGTCAACAACCTGGCCGAGGCGACCAACACGCTGCTGCAGCCCGAGCCGCTGAACGGCTTGGAGACCGCCTTGCACGTGCTGCCGACGGCGGCGTCGAACGTCAACCAGATCTATCACCCGTCACACGGTTCCGTGGTCGCCATCCCGGAGATCACCTCGTTCGCCAACCCGATGCAGTTCATCTGCAGCTCAATTCAGGCCGCCAGCCGGCTTGGGTATCAGGAGTCTGCAGAACTGTGTGCGCAGTATCTGGCGCCGATCCTCGACTCGATCAAGTTCAACTACTTCCCGTTCGGGGTGAACTTCTTCAGCACCGCCGAAGTGCTGCCCAAGCAGGTCGCCTACTCCGAGCCACGCCTGCAGCCGCCGAACGGGTATAAGGACACGACCGTTCCCGGAATCTGGGTGCCCGACACCCCGTTGTCGCACCGCAACACCCAGCCCGGCTGGATCGTC
Proteins encoded in this window:
- a CDS encoding MCE family protein is translated as MTMPAKVNKVSDPPYKTAGVVFLVLALVIFVLVYLQFRGDFTPKVKLTMFSERAGLVMDPGSKVTYNGVQIGRVDSISEVTRDGKPAAKFVLNVNPKYLSLVPENVNAQIKATTVFGGKYVSLTTPRDDRGNVISKGHLTPKSVINAVGVTTEINTLFQTITSIAEKVDPVKLNLTLSAAAQALTGLGDRFGQSIVNANAILDDVNPRMPQARHDIQQLAALGDVYANASPDLFDFLDNSVPTARTINQHQRELDAALLAAVGFGNTGADVFGRGGPYLARGAADLVPSAQLLDTYSPELFCTLRNYHDIEPKAATFLGGNGYSLATHSELLSGLGLMLNPTSLVPLLLSQIGGLAAGVVGGAPNPYMYPENLPRVNAHGGPGGAPGCWQQITHDFWPAPELVMDTANSIAPYNHLETGSPYAIEYVWGRQVGDNTINP
- a CDS encoding virulence factor Mce family protein translates to MSTVFDIRNLRLPRMTRATVIVGTLIVVLALVAAFVGWRLYQKLTNNTVVAYFPAANALYPGDKVQIMGLQVGKIDSIEAAGDKMKVTFHYQNQYKVPANASAVILNPTLVASRSIQLEPPYKGGPVLADNAVIPIERTQVPVEWDELRNSITNIIDKLGPTEQQPKGPFGEVLESFANGLAGKGKQFNTTLDNLSRALTALNEGRGDFFAVVRSLALFVNALHQDDAQFVALNQNLADLTGRLVSSDQALSDALQQFDSLLTTIRPFLDTNREVLTHDVNNLAEATNTLLQPEPLNGLETALHVLPTAASNVNQIYHPSHGSVVAIPEITSFANPMQFICSSIQAASRLGYQESAELCAQYLAPILDSIKFNYFPFGVNFFSTAEVLPKQVAYSEPRLQPPNGYKDTTVPGIWVPDTPLSHRNTQPGWIVAPGMQGQQVGPITAGLMTPESLAELMGGPDIEPVQSTLQTPPGPPNAYDEYPVLPPIGLQAPVPIQPPPPGPEVIPGPVAPTPGPAAAPAPVGAPLPAEAGAGQ
- a CDS encoding virulence factor Mce family protein, with amino-acid sequence MRTLEPPNRLRIGLMGIVVMIIVVAVGQSFTSVPMLFARPSYYGQFTDTGGLNKGDKVRIAGMDVGKVEELSIDGDHVKIKFSVGTNVIGTESRLAIRTDTILGKKVLEIEARGNQPLRPGGTLPLGQSTTPYQIYDAFFDVTKAATGWDIDTVKQSLHVLSQTIDQTYPHLSATLEGVAKFSDTIGKRDEEIKHLLAQANQVASILGDRSQQVDRLLVNAKTLIAAFNERGRAIDALLGNIASFSAQVQGLINDNPNLNHVLEQLRQVSDILVERKDDLANGLLMVGGFLPSLNESIASGPFFKVVIHNLVPGQILQPFIDAAFKKRGLDPENFWRSAGLPEFRWPDPNGTRFPNGAPPPAPGVLEGTPEHPGPAVPPGSPCSYTPANPGGNVTVGDEGLPRPWNPLPCAGALLGPFGGPNFPAPLDVEASPPNPNGLPPTPGIPIAGRPGDPPPDVPGTPVPLPPNAPPGARTEQLAPAGPTPPPSTFAPGLPPGPPAPPGPGPQLPDPYINPGGTGGSGVTGGSQN
- a CDS encoding virulence factor Mce family protein, giving the protein MKITGTAIRLGAFALVLVLFSVMIVIVFGQIRFDRTYGYSAEFSNVSGLRAGQFVRASGVEIGKVKEVSLVDGGKRVRVDFDVDRSIPLYQSTTAQIRYLDLIGNRYLELKRGDGEGSDRIMRPGGFIPLSRTSPALDLDALIGGFKPVFRALDPDKVNTIASALITVFQGQGGTINDILDQTAQLTSQIAERDQAIGEVVKNLNTVLDTTVRHRKDFDQTVNNLEVLITGLKDHRTQLADGIVHISNAAGTVADLLAEDRALLHKTVNYLDAVQQPLIDQRQELNDFLHKVPTALNMIGRTIGSYGDFVNFYSCDISLRINGLQPGGPVRTVRLFTQPTGRCTPQ